From the Solanum lycopersicum chromosome 10, SLM_r2.1 genome, one window contains:
- the LOC101255839 gene encoding protein NRT1/ PTR FAMILY 4.5 has protein sequence MEEGTKLDYNSVRNCKTKGKGGFRASSFIYGFVALDNIGFVANMVSMVLYLSFKMHFDLSGSANTVTNLLGSTYLLSVIGGFISDTYLNRFNTIVIFGTAEILAWALMTIQARYSILQPKSNSLEGGIAVLFYVSVCLLALGTGGVRGALPALGADQFDEKNTKGAVGKYFNWLLLSSVSGSAIGVTIIVWVSTNKGWWMGFLISFVTTFLGFIIFVFGKPFYQLQLPAQIPPLTRILQVIVVAIRNRKLQLPDNPQQLYEKDSDLSEPKIAHTNQFRCFDKAAIVPKSVEIREWRVCTVSEVEEVKIVTRMLPIIGSTIIMNTCLAQLQTFSVQQGYRMNRHFGSFEVPAPSVPVIPLLFMCILIPIYDLVFVPFARKITNHPSGITQLQRVGVGLVLSIMSMGIAALVEIKRKKESLKNPLKPIHVFWLSFQYAIFGIADMFTLVGMLEFFYKEAPSGMRSLSTSFTWISLSFGYFLSSAFVDIINAVTKRVSSSKKGWLDGQDLDHNNLQLFYWFLAILSCLNFINYVYWACWYKYKSDDHQTSPDGNVLPKSASVSRVPFLKADHVEN, from the exons ATG GAGGAAGGTACAAAGTTAGACTACAATTCTGTAAGGAATTGCAAAACTAAAGGAAAAGGTGGATTTAGAGCTTCTTCCTTCATCTATG GTTTTGTGGCATTAGACAATATTGGATTTGTAGCAAACATGGTGAGCATGGTACTATACTTGTCCTTCAAGATGCATTTCGACTTGAGCGGTTCAGCCAACACGGTTACCAACTTGTTAGGCTCAACATATTTGCTCTCTGTAATTGGAGGTTTCATTTCTGATACTTACCTCAATAGATTCAACACCATAGTCATTTTTGGAACTGCTGAAATACTC GCATGGGCGTTGATGACGATTCAAGCTCGTTACTCAATTTTGCAACCAAAATCAAATTCATTAGAAGGTGGAATAGCAGTATTGTTTTATGTATCAGTGTGTTTGTTAGCATTGGGTACTGGTGGTGTAAGGGGAGCATTACCAGCATTGGGTGCAGATCAATTTGATGAGAAGAATACAAAAGGGGCAGTTGGAAAATACTTTAACTGGCTATTGTTAAGCTCAGTGTCAGGTTCAGCTATTGGTGTAACAATTATTGTTTGGGTTAGCACTAATAAAGGGTGGTGGATGGGTTTTCTCATTAGTTTTGTTACTACTTTTCTTGGTttcattatttttgtctttGGAAAGCCATTCTATCAACTTCAACTTCCTGCTCAAATTCCACCACTTACAAGGATACTCCag gtTATCGTTGTGGCGATCAGAAACCGAAAGTTGCAATTACCAGATAACCCTCAACAATTGTATGAGAAAGACTCAGATTTATCAGAACCAAAAATTGCTCATACTAATCAATTCAG GTGTTTTGACAAAGCTGCAATTGTTCCAAAAAGTGTTGAAATAAGAGAATGGAGAGTTTGCACAGTGAGTGAAGTTGAAGAAGTGAAAATAGTAACAAGAATGTTGCCTATAATAGGGAGCACCATAATAATGAACACATGTTTAGCACAGCTTCAGACATTCTCAGTCCAACAAGGTTATCGAATGAATCGTCATTTTGGTTCGTTTGAAGTACCAGCACCATCAGTACCAGTCATTCCATTGCTCTTCATGTGTATTCTCATACCTATTTATGATTTAGTATTCGTTCCATTTGCTCGTAAAATCACAAATCATCCCTCTGGAATCACACAACTTCAACGTGTAGGCGTTGGATTAGTCCTATCTATCATGTCAATGGGTATAGCTGCATTGGTTGAgataaaaaggaagaaagaatcATTGAAAAATCCATTGAAACCTATACATGTGTTTTGGTTATCATTCCAATATGCAATATTTGGTATTGCTGATATGTTTACATTAGTTGGAATGCTTGAGTTTTTCTACAAAGAAGCACCTAGTGGAATGAGGTCACTTTCTACTTCATTTACATGGATTTCACTATCGTTTGGATACTTTTTGAGCAGTGCGTTTGTTGACATTATTAACGCAGTTACTAAAAGAGTTTCATCAAGTAAAAAAGGATGGTTGGATGGACAAGATTTGGATCATAACAATTTGCAACTTTTCTATTGGTTTTTGGCTATTCTAAGTTGCCTCaactttataaattatgtttattgGGCTTGTTGGTACAAGTATAAATCAGATGATCATCAGACTTCACCTGATGGTAATGTTTTGCCTAAATCAGCTTCTGTTAGTAGGGTGCCATTTCTCAAGGCAGATCATGTGGAGAATTAA